In Spiroplasma chinense, a single window of DNA contains:
- the pth gene encoding aminoacyl-tRNA hydrolase, which yields MPKLIVGLGNPGRQYETTRHNAGFICLDAIMNKFIIQNEKEDFKAKLYFSNINGEKIIFAKPQTFMNLSGEAVVAIMNFYKIKIEDIIVIYDDKDLNIGKLRFREQGSAGGHNGVKNIIKLLGTEKFNRVRVGIDPPAENYKIVDWVLSKMSNQEIGEIENKIVSVANFVNDFASGDDFKKIMNSYNK from the coding sequence ATGCCAAAACTTATTGTTGGTTTAGGTAATCCTGGGAGACAGTATGAAACTACAAGACATAATGCTGGTTTTATTTGTCTGGATGCAATCATGAATAAATTTATTATTCAAAACGAAAAAGAAGACTTCAAAGCAAAATTATATTTTTCAAATATTAATGGTGAAAAAATAATATTTGCTAAGCCACAAACTTTTATGAACTTGTCAGGCGAAGCTGTAGTTGCTATTATGAATTTTTACAAAATTAAAATCGAAGATATTATAGTTATATATGATGACAAAGATTTAAACATTGGGAAATTAAGATTCAGAGAACAAGGAAGCGCCGGAGGACATAACGGAGTAAAAAATATTATCAAACTCTTAGGAACTGAAAAGTTCAATCGTGTAAGAGTGGGTATAGACCCACCTGCAGAAAATTATAAAATAGTAGACTGAGTCTTGAGTAAAATGTCTAATCAAGAAATCGGTGAAATAGAAAATAAAATTGTATCTGTTGCCAATTTTGTAAATGATTTTGCAAGCGGAGATGACTTTAAAAAAATAATGAACAGTTACAATAAATAA
- a CDS encoding ribose-phosphate diphosphokinase encodes MEKDNIKIFGLSSSKPLAKKVCDILGVKESEAKTSTFRDGEMIVQSLDSVRGQEIYIIQSTNQPVNNNLMELLIAIDAFKRASAQKINVVIPYFGYARQDRKAKGRQPITARLIANLIETAGANRVITVDLHSAQTMGFFNVPTDNFSTAQTVASEIIDTIIKDNLEPEECTLVSPDHGGLTRVHGVAKYTGNATNGIAVIAKRRPEPNKAEVEFILGDIKDKVCFVIDDMIDTGGTIINGAKALKEAGAKKIYLIACHGLFNGDAVKNMSQAIKDKVIEQVIVADTIDIPEDRRFEGLKIVTVSNLLANMIKSSYEKHSLTEVYEDFKSSITKKVDDFLEGRKK; translated from the coding sequence ATGGAAAAAGATAATATAAAAATATTTGGTTTATCATCAAGTAAACCTTTGGCAAAAAAAGTTTGTGATATTCTTGGAGTTAAAGAATCTGAAGCAAAGACATCTACTTTTAGGGACGGAGAAATGATTGTTCAATCATTGGACTCAGTTAGAGGACAAGAAATTTATATAATTCAATCCACTAACCAACCTGTAAATAATAACTTAATGGAATTGTTGATCGCAATCGACGCTTTCAAAAGAGCAAGTGCTCAAAAAATTAATGTTGTTATTCCTTACTTTGGTTATGCACGTCAAGACAGAAAAGCAAAAGGAAGACAACCAATTACTGCAAGATTGATTGCAAATTTAATTGAAACAGCTGGAGCAAACAGAGTAATAACTGTTGACCTTCACTCAGCTCAAACTATGGGATTCTTTAATGTACCAACCGATAACTTTTCAACGGCTCAAACTGTTGCATCAGAAATTATTGACACAATTATTAAAGATAACTTAGAACCCGAGGAATGTACCTTGGTTTCTCCAGATCACGGAGGACTTACAAGAGTTCATGGAGTTGCAAAGTATACTGGAAATGCAACAAATGGTATTGCAGTTATTGCAAAAAGAAGACCAGAACCTAATAAAGCAGAAGTTGAATTTATTCTTGGAGATATTAAAGATAAAGTTTGTTTTGTGATAGATGATATGATTGATACTGGTGGAACTATTATCAATGGAGCAAAAGCTTTAAAAGAAGCAGGAGCTAAAAAAATATATTTAATAGCTTGTCACGGATTATTTAACGGAGATGCAGTTAAGAATATGTCACAGGCAATTAAGGATAAAGTTATCGAGCAAGTTATTGTTGCAGATACAATTGATATTCCTGAAGACAGAAGATTTGAAGGACTTAAAATTGTTACGGTTTCAAACTTGTTAGCCAACATGATAAAAAGTTCTTATGAAAAACATTCGCTAACAGAAGTTTATGAAGATTTCAAATCTTCAATTACAAAAAAAGTGGATGACTTTTTAGAAGGAAGAAAAAAATAA